In Arthrobacter sp. B3I9, the following are encoded in one genomic region:
- a CDS encoding multidrug efflux SMR transporter, whose product MTWLFLGLAILTEVAATMSLRASEGLKKKLWLVPIVCGYLTAFGSLSMALAHGMPLGVAYGIWVASGVALTAVASRILFKEPLTPAMAVGVLLISAGVLVVEIGARQAH is encoded by the coding sequence ATGACCTGGCTTTTCCTGGGCCTGGCCATACTCACCGAAGTTGCAGCCACAATGTCACTGCGCGCCTCTGAAGGCCTGAAGAAGAAGTTGTGGCTCGTTCCCATTGTCTGCGGCTATCTCACTGCCTTCGGCTCCCTTAGTATGGCCCTTGCCCATGGGATGCCGCTTGGAGTGGCGTACGGCATCTGGGTCGCGAGCGGCGTGGCACTGACAGCGGTGGCCAGCCGCATCCTGTTCAAGGAGCCGCTGACGCCGGCCATGGCGGTCGGGGTCCTGCTCATTTCCGCCGGAGTACTTGTGGTCGAGATCGGTGCCCGCCAGGCGCACTAG
- a CDS encoding TetR/AcrR family transcriptional regulator, which produces MDTGTVNSGEQVDRQSRILEAALDLLSRHGISGVNMRAVAREAGVALGLVNYYYEDKSSLIRAALHSVDEHDLALVAPDPALSPNEQLQNALRRVAGPELLTTRYLSLRLHLWALARAHEDFAVINAVAFDRYLDGLAALIGNAKPELTSKECKERAADIVVVQNGMWLTALLGVDKESIRRSIARTEEIAFAA; this is translated from the coding sequence GTGGATACAGGGACCGTAAACTCCGGCGAGCAGGTTGACAGGCAGTCGCGCATTCTCGAAGCGGCACTGGACCTGCTGTCGCGCCACGGGATCTCGGGTGTCAACATGCGGGCCGTGGCACGCGAAGCCGGCGTCGCGCTCGGGCTGGTGAACTACTACTACGAAGACAAGTCGAGCCTGATCCGTGCGGCGCTGCACAGCGTCGACGAACACGACCTCGCGCTGGTCGCACCGGATCCTGCATTGTCCCCGAACGAACAGCTCCAGAATGCCCTCCGCCGGGTTGCGGGCCCGGAACTTCTGACCACGCGGTACCTGTCCCTCCGCCTTCACCTCTGGGCCCTCGCGAGGGCGCATGAAGACTTCGCCGTGATCAACGCGGTGGCATTCGACCGGTACCTGGACGGTCTCGCGGCCCTGATCGGAAATGCCAAACCGGAGCTCACGAGCAAGGAATGCAAGGAGCGGGCGGCCGACATCGTCGTAGTGCAGAACGGGATGTGGCTGACCGCGCTCCTCGGTGTGGACAAGGAATCCATCCGGCGGAGCATTGCCCGCACCGAAGAGATCGCCTTCGCCGCTTAG
- the betA gene encoding choline dehydrogenase encodes MTKTHYDYVIVGGGSAGSVLASRLSESGQSSVLVLEAGRSDYPWDLFIQMPAALTFPSGNPLYDWRYESDPEPHMGGRRVAHARGKVLGGSSSINGMIFQRGNPLDYERWGADAGMETWDFAHCLPYFNRMENALAADPDDELRGHSGPLVLERGPATNPLFQAFFGAAQEAGYPLTDDVNGYRQEGFAAFDRNVHKGQRLSASRAYLRPNFGRSNLTVLTRALATKINFKGNVATGVTYRRNGKTHQVNAGEVILAGGAINTPQLLQLSGIGDAAHLNSLGINSVVNLPGVGENLQDHLEVYIQHACTQPVSMQPALDVWRMPWIGMQWLLGRKGPAATNHFEGGGFVRSNEDVAYPNLMFHFLPVAVRYDGQKADAKHGYQVHIGPMYSDARGTLKIKSTDPTVHPSMVFNYLSTDQDRREWVEAVRVARDILGQSAMLPFNGGELSPGQAVQTDAEILDWVARDAETALHPSCTAKMGPDSDPMAVVNPLDMTVHGTRGLRVVDASAMPYVTNGNIYAPVMMLAEKAADLIAGKAPLAPQHTEFYRHGVSPLERNGDPLTAAAAKA; translated from the coding sequence ATGACAAAAACCCACTACGACTACGTCATCGTCGGCGGCGGAAGCGCGGGCTCCGTGCTCGCCAGCCGGCTGAGCGAAAGTGGCCAGAGCAGCGTCCTGGTCCTCGAGGCCGGGCGCAGCGACTACCCCTGGGACCTCTTCATCCAGATGCCCGCGGCGCTCACTTTCCCGAGCGGCAATCCTCTGTACGACTGGCGCTACGAGTCGGACCCTGAGCCGCATATGGGCGGCCGCCGCGTGGCTCATGCCCGGGGCAAGGTTCTGGGCGGCTCCAGCTCCATCAACGGCATGATCTTCCAGCGCGGAAACCCGCTCGACTACGAACGCTGGGGCGCGGACGCCGGGATGGAGACCTGGGACTTCGCGCACTGCCTGCCGTACTTCAACCGGATGGAAAACGCCCTCGCCGCGGACCCGGACGATGAACTGCGCGGCCACTCCGGACCGCTCGTGCTGGAGCGCGGCCCGGCCACCAACCCGTTGTTCCAGGCGTTCTTCGGCGCGGCCCAGGAAGCCGGTTACCCGCTGACCGACGACGTCAACGGCTACCGCCAGGAAGGTTTCGCAGCCTTCGACCGGAACGTCCACAAAGGCCAGCGGCTCTCCGCGTCCCGCGCCTACCTGCGGCCCAACTTCGGCCGCAGCAACCTGACCGTCCTCACCCGGGCCCTGGCCACCAAAATCAATTTCAAGGGCAACGTGGCAACGGGCGTCACGTACCGCCGCAACGGCAAGACCCACCAGGTGAATGCCGGGGAGGTTATCCTGGCCGGCGGTGCCATCAACACACCGCAGCTCCTCCAGCTCTCCGGCATCGGCGATGCAGCCCACCTGAACTCCCTCGGCATCAATTCCGTGGTCAACCTGCCCGGCGTCGGCGAAAACCTCCAGGACCACCTCGAGGTCTACATCCAGCACGCCTGCACCCAGCCGGTGTCCATGCAGCCGGCCCTTGACGTCTGGCGTATGCCGTGGATCGGCATGCAGTGGCTGCTGGGACGGAAGGGCCCTGCCGCCACCAACCACTTCGAGGGCGGCGGCTTCGTCCGCTCCAACGAGGATGTTGCCTACCCGAACCTGATGTTCCACTTCCTCCCGGTGGCCGTCCGCTACGACGGCCAGAAGGCCGATGCCAAGCACGGCTACCAGGTGCACATCGGCCCCATGTACTCCGACGCCCGGGGCACCCTTAAGATCAAGTCCACCGATCCCACGGTGCACCCGTCCATGGTCTTCAACTATCTCTCCACCGACCAGGACCGCCGCGAATGGGTTGAGGCCGTCCGAGTCGCCCGAGACATCCTGGGCCAGTCCGCCATGCTGCCCTTCAACGGGGGCGAGCTGTCTCCGGGCCAGGCCGTGCAGACAGACGCCGAGATCCTCGACTGGGTAGCCCGTGACGCCGAAACAGCACTCCACCCGTCCTGCACAGCGAAGATGGGCCCCGATTCCGACCCCATGGCCGTAGTGAACCCGCTGGACATGACCGTGCACGGCACCAGGGGCCTCCGCGTGGTGGACGCCTCCGCCATGCCCTACGTCACCAACGGCAACATCTACGCCCCCGTCATGATGTTGGCCGAAAAGGCTGCCGACCTGATCGCCGGCAAGGCGCCTTTGGCACCACAGCACACGGAGTTCTACCGGCACGGCGTCAGCCCGCTGGAGCGTAACGGCGACCCGCTCACTGCTGCGGCAGCAAAGGCCTAG
- a CDS encoding aldehyde dehydrogenase family protein, with translation MTATAERVQQTGEGSTTIKGLYFDGAWQQASDGGTSTVHCPADGREVSVVASSTVEDAERAIASARAAFDGGPWRRLTDIERGTVLLRVAELLGRDKAAYARAEALDTGKRLVEAEFDIDDIAACFRYYGKIAGLDAGRVIDTGRADAISRVVYEPLGVCSLIAPWNYPLLQAAWKVAPALVAGNSFVLKPSELTPSTSILLMETLAEAGVPAGVANLVTGTGSKVGGPLSSDPRVDLVSLTGSVATGQKIMAAAAETVKRVALELGGKNPNVIFADADWEAAVDNALTAVFLHSGQVCSAGARLVVEETIADRFVAEVVERAKKIRMGGPFDPDAETGPLISAKHREQVHAYVQAGIAEGAELLCGGYIPDEGQLAEGFFYPPTVLGNCRSGMSVLREESFGPVLTVETFRTEDEAVAIANDTEYGLAGAVWTSDASKAQRVAGALRHGTVWINDYHPYVPQAEWGGFGKSGIGRELGRAGLDEYREAKHIWQNIQPAPSGWFGSSGSDAGAGAAG, from the coding sequence ATGACCGCAACCGCTGAGCGAGTCCAGCAAACCGGGGAAGGCAGCACCACGATCAAGGGTCTGTACTTCGACGGCGCCTGGCAGCAGGCGTCCGACGGCGGGACGTCCACGGTGCATTGCCCCGCGGACGGCCGCGAGGTGTCCGTTGTCGCCTCATCGACAGTGGAGGACGCGGAGCGGGCGATCGCCAGTGCGCGGGCGGCGTTCGACGGCGGCCCCTGGCGCCGGCTTACGGACATCGAGCGGGGCACCGTCCTGCTCCGCGTGGCTGAGCTGCTCGGGCGGGACAAGGCGGCTTATGCGCGCGCCGAGGCACTGGACACCGGCAAACGCCTGGTCGAGGCCGAATTCGACATCGACGACATCGCCGCCTGTTTCCGTTACTACGGGAAGATCGCGGGACTTGACGCCGGCCGGGTGATCGACACGGGCCGGGCGGATGCCATCAGCCGTGTGGTCTACGAGCCGCTCGGCGTGTGTTCCCTCATCGCACCGTGGAACTATCCGCTCCTCCAGGCGGCATGGAAGGTGGCGCCCGCCCTGGTCGCGGGGAACTCGTTCGTGCTCAAGCCCAGCGAGCTCACGCCGTCGACGTCGATCCTGCTCATGGAGACCCTCGCGGAAGCCGGCGTCCCCGCCGGCGTCGCGAACCTGGTGACGGGAACCGGGTCCAAGGTGGGCGGACCGCTCAGCTCCGACCCGCGCGTCGACCTCGTTTCCCTGACCGGGAGCGTGGCGACGGGCCAGAAGATCATGGCGGCCGCCGCCGAGACGGTGAAACGCGTGGCGTTGGAGCTCGGCGGGAAGAACCCCAACGTTATTTTCGCGGACGCGGACTGGGAGGCCGCCGTCGACAATGCCCTGACGGCTGTCTTCCTGCACTCCGGCCAGGTCTGCTCGGCGGGGGCACGGCTCGTGGTCGAAGAGACGATTGCGGACCGCTTTGTGGCCGAGGTGGTGGAGCGGGCGAAAAAGATCCGGATGGGCGGGCCGTTTGATCCCGACGCCGAGACCGGGCCGCTCATTTCCGCAAAGCACCGCGAGCAGGTCCACGCCTACGTCCAGGCCGGGATCGCGGAGGGCGCCGAGCTGTTGTGCGGCGGCTATATTCCGGACGAGGGTCAGCTCGCGGAAGGTTTCTTCTACCCGCCGACAGTGCTCGGCAACTGCCGCTCCGGCATGAGCGTGCTGCGGGAGGAGTCGTTCGGCCCGGTGCTGACGGTCGAGACGTTCCGGACCGAGGACGAGGCGGTCGCCATTGCGAACGATACCGAGTACGGCCTGGCCGGCGCGGTGTGGACGTCGGACGCGTCGAAGGCACAGCGGGTCGCGGGCGCCCTCCGGCACGGGACGGTGTGGATCAACGACTACCACCCCTATGTCCCGCAGGCGGAGTGGGGCGGCTTCGGGAAGTCAGGGATAGGCCGTGAGCTCGGCCGCGCGGGCCTGGACGAGTACCGCGAGGCAAAACACATCTGGCAGAACATCCAGCCCGCGCCCAGCGGCTGGTTCGGCTCATCTGGGAGTGACGCCGGGGCGGGGGCCGCCGGCTAG
- a CDS encoding APC family permease: MLEPSKSTDSSGMDEFGYAQTLDRSIGKFASFAAGVSYISILTGVFQLFYFGFSMAGPAYAWSWPIVFVGQLMVALCFAELAGRYPVAGSVYNWAKRLASGTSAWLAGWLLLLSSIMALGSVALALQITLPQLWSGFQFVGDGTGPFDFAMNGVVLATIMITISTLINAFGVKLMTRINSIGVFVELTAAVLLILALGWHVVRGPEVFFDTAGFGEGHDLGFFGVFLIGAMASGYVMYGFDTASSLGEETKDPKRTAPKAIIRAVTASFLLGGLILLFGILAAPDLTDPKVGAADGGLQHIVLSVLGGPFGKAFLVCIVVAVAVCTLAVHAAAIRMMFAMARDNNLPFSSQLSKVDPVRKTPTVAAIVIGIMAVIPLLVNVMQPAIFTILSSISIVLIYLSYLLVTVPMLRNRFLKKWPLADDGSEPGFTLGKWGVPVNILAVLWGGAMTLNLIWPRPEIYNSVPPFEWYLQWGGVLFVAAVTGGGALLYRVKIRHQTGVLAEHAAAATAHPMPGLSHGETSASSSQVPAPVQAAAARPGAEMGNGVADALPVQVGASGSE; encoded by the coding sequence ATGTTGGAACCCAGCAAGAGTACTGATTCAAGCGGCATGGACGAGTTCGGCTATGCCCAGACCCTGGACCGGAGCATCGGCAAGTTCGCCAGCTTCGCCGCCGGCGTCAGCTACATCTCCATCCTCACCGGTGTTTTTCAGCTTTTCTATTTTGGTTTCTCCATGGCAGGCCCGGCGTATGCGTGGTCCTGGCCGATTGTCTTCGTCGGCCAGCTCATGGTGGCGCTCTGCTTCGCCGAGCTGGCAGGCCGCTACCCGGTGGCCGGCTCGGTCTACAACTGGGCCAAGCGGCTCGCGTCCGGGACGTCAGCCTGGCTTGCCGGCTGGCTGCTGCTGTTGTCCTCCATCATGGCGCTGGGGTCCGTAGCGCTGGCCCTGCAGATCACCCTGCCGCAGCTCTGGTCCGGCTTCCAGTTCGTCGGCGACGGCACGGGACCGTTTGACTTCGCCATGAACGGCGTGGTGCTGGCCACCATCATGATCACCATCTCCACCCTCATCAACGCGTTCGGCGTGAAGCTCATGACCCGCATCAACAGCATCGGCGTGTTCGTCGAGCTGACAGCAGCGGTGCTGCTCATCCTCGCGCTGGGCTGGCACGTGGTGCGTGGGCCCGAGGTCTTCTTCGACACCGCGGGGTTCGGCGAAGGCCACGATCTCGGCTTCTTCGGAGTATTCCTCATCGGCGCGATGGCCTCCGGCTACGTCATGTACGGCTTCGACACCGCCAGCTCCCTCGGCGAGGAAACGAAGGACCCCAAACGCACTGCCCCCAAAGCAATCATCCGCGCCGTCACCGCCTCCTTCCTGCTGGGCGGGCTGATCCTGCTCTTCGGCATCCTGGCGGCACCGGACCTCACCGACCCGAAGGTGGGTGCTGCCGACGGCGGCCTGCAGCACATCGTGCTTTCCGTCCTGGGCGGACCTTTCGGCAAGGCCTTCCTCGTGTGCATCGTGGTGGCCGTGGCGGTCTGCACGCTGGCCGTTCACGCCGCCGCCATCCGCATGATGTTTGCCATGGCGCGGGACAACAACCTGCCGTTCAGCAGTCAGCTGAGCAAGGTGGATCCGGTCCGCAAGACCCCCACGGTCGCGGCCATCGTCATCGGCATCATGGCCGTCATCCCGCTGCTGGTCAACGTCATGCAGCCGGCAATTTTCACCATCCTGTCCAGCATCAGCATCGTCCTGATCTACCTGTCCTACCTGCTGGTCACGGTTCCCATGCTGCGCAACAGGTTCCTGAAGAAATGGCCACTCGCCGACGACGGCTCCGAGCCGGGCTTCACCCTCGGCAAGTGGGGCGTGCCGGTGAACATCCTCGCGGTCCTCTGGGGCGGCGCCATGACACTGAACCTGATCTGGCCGCGGCCGGAGATATACAACTCGGTGCCGCCGTTCGAGTGGTACCTGCAGTGGGGCGGGGTTCTCTTCGTGGCAGCCGTCACCGGAGGCGGTGCGCTGCTCTACCGGGTGAAGATCCGGCACCAGACGGGCGTCCTGGCCGAGCATGCCGCGGCAGCCACAGCACATCCCATGCCCGGCTTGTCGCACGGGGAAACTTCGGCTTCCTCCAGTCAGGTACCGGCCCCTGTCCAAGCCGCAGCTGCACGGCCCGGAGCGGAAATGGGAAACGGGGTCGCTGATGCGCTGCCAGTTCAGGTTGGCGCATCAGGCAGCGAGTGA
- a CDS encoding PucR family transcriptional regulator, translating to MITLAEVLTSRPMSAGDPVVCSNVPGTLERAVRWVHSSEVLEIAPLLRGGELLLSGGEALLGLPADAQEDYIRSLAGRNIAALALQTAGQAAPMPEALIAAADRYGLPLIDLRAVVPFVDVAETVNRMVVNEQAAAHLVVDDASRRIARQITDRGPHLPTILELLATTLEAEVLLLAPDGAPLGHAGSAGEEEGSSAVAGIVVGGQLAAQLTLRSPSRDPFLLELAADRLSGILALALAQAFRPTPAQVADARLLESVIEGADAATVGQLWQQAGLRPGQAAVVAVFRTTGREANFSAVERALHVGGVTVKSHQWDGERAVLFTLPRKDAHAAREALLRAARGAVGGSDDYAAFGPTVADGLRAHDSYVEAHETIRLGMPAAGEVLDAMDFLERRILDAVPDPAFLQTYVESSLGAVLDWDRKHGTTLLATLLCWLDSGCNTTASAATLNVERQTMHKRLSKIQVLLGGDPRTSGRLLALHIAAAAAAAPAPARRTP from the coding sequence ATGATCACGCTCGCCGAAGTCCTGACCTCCCGCCCGATGTCCGCGGGGGACCCCGTGGTGTGCAGCAACGTGCCCGGCACCTTGGAACGCGCCGTCCGGTGGGTGCATTCCAGTGAAGTGCTCGAGATTGCCCCTCTCCTGCGCGGAGGGGAACTGCTGCTCTCGGGGGGAGAGGCGCTCCTCGGCCTCCCAGCCGACGCGCAGGAGGACTACATCCGCAGCCTCGCGGGCCGGAACATCGCGGCCCTGGCGCTGCAGACGGCCGGCCAGGCGGCTCCCATGCCGGAGGCGCTCATTGCCGCGGCCGACCGGTACGGGCTGCCGTTGATAGACCTGCGGGCAGTGGTGCCCTTCGTCGACGTCGCCGAGACAGTGAACCGCATGGTGGTCAATGAGCAGGCGGCGGCCCATCTGGTGGTCGACGACGCCTCCCGCCGGATTGCACGGCAGATCACCGACCGGGGGCCGCACCTGCCGACCATCCTCGAGTTGCTTGCCACAACGCTGGAGGCCGAGGTGTTACTGCTGGCACCCGACGGAGCGCCGCTCGGCCACGCCGGGAGCGCGGGCGAGGAGGAAGGCTCCAGCGCGGTGGCCGGCATTGTGGTCGGCGGGCAGCTGGCGGCCCAGTTGACCCTCCGCTCCCCCTCGCGGGATCCGTTCCTTCTCGAGCTTGCAGCCGACAGGCTCTCCGGCATCCTCGCCCTGGCACTCGCGCAGGCCTTTCGTCCGACGCCGGCGCAGGTGGCCGATGCACGCCTGCTGGAGTCGGTGATCGAGGGCGCCGACGCCGCAACCGTCGGGCAGCTCTGGCAGCAGGCCGGACTGCGGCCCGGCCAGGCAGCTGTTGTCGCCGTCTTCCGGACGACCGGCAGGGAGGCGAACTTCTCCGCCGTCGAACGTGCCCTCCACGTGGGAGGCGTCACCGTGAAGTCCCACCAGTGGGACGGGGAAAGAGCCGTGCTGTTCACCCTGCCGCGCAAAGATGCCCATGCTGCCCGCGAGGCCCTGCTCCGGGCAGCACGCGGGGCCGTGGGCGGCTCCGATGACTACGCGGCTTTCGGACCTACCGTGGCCGATGGCCTCCGCGCGCATGACTCTTACGTTGAGGCCCACGAGACCATCCGGCTCGGGATGCCTGCCGCCGGCGAGGTGCTGGACGCCATGGACTTCCTGGAACGGCGGATCCTGGATGCGGTGCCCGACCCGGCATTTCTCCAGACCTACGTGGAGTCGAGCCTCGGGGCGGTGCTCGACTGGGACCGGAAACACGGCACCACCCTGCTGGCGACCCTGCTGTGCTGGCTCGATTCGGGATGTAACACGACGGCGTCGGCCGCCACCCTTAATGTCGAGCGGCAGACAATGCACAAGCGGCTGAGCAAGATCCAGGTCCTGTTGGGCGGTGACCCGCGGACCTCGGGAAGGTTGCTTGCCCTCCACATCGCCGCGGCTGCGGCCGCCGCCCCGGCCCCGGCCAGGCGGACGCCCTAG
- a CDS encoding cytosine permease, with product MNQAPQGSHEAATVEVEDVLQPIPESARTTKLSGQFWIWAGANVAPINWILGALGIHLGLGLGDTILVLVVGNLIGMAGFGFFVILGQRTGATGMLLARGAFGRRGAYLPAAIQATIAIGWSAVNTWVILDLILALFGMIGWVDPAERNIGVRILVAAVIMSVQVAICYRGYRAISKFERITMPPTILVLVGMSIVAWTQLDINWSYAGPEGAILEGLPRLAAMSSIMTVIGIGWGIGWFTYAPDYSRFVSRKVKPAKLFTVSVLGQFLPVVWLGILGASLATKNGQADPGELIVSNFGALAIPVILLVIHGPIATNIINLYTFGVAFQALDVKISRRKLSIMVGILSMFAVVGFMFAEDFAMILDSWLGAIVAWVATWGGIMAVHYFIFERHHKDFSYLFLDSKKTALKSVNPAAFIAFFAGILMTWMFMYGGIPALRGPIATAMGGVDFSWLAGTVTSSVLYFALGYARFRRRIRAGVPLGIRLNLQEEAVLAEHGDACEDKHSIPEPAPRPQPAQATS from the coding sequence ATGAACCAAGCTCCACAAGGCTCGCACGAAGCGGCCACTGTAGAGGTTGAGGATGTCCTGCAACCCATTCCGGAATCGGCCCGGACAACCAAGCTCTCCGGCCAGTTCTGGATCTGGGCCGGTGCCAATGTGGCCCCCATCAACTGGATCCTCGGAGCCCTGGGCATTCACCTCGGGCTGGGCCTCGGCGACACCATCCTGGTGCTCGTCGTGGGCAACCTCATCGGCATGGCGGGCTTCGGCTTCTTTGTCATCCTGGGGCAGCGGACCGGTGCCACCGGCATGTTGCTGGCCCGAGGCGCCTTCGGCCGCCGCGGCGCCTACCTGCCGGCAGCGATCCAAGCCACCATCGCCATCGGCTGGTCGGCGGTGAACACGTGGGTCATCCTCGACCTGATCCTGGCCCTTTTCGGCATGATCGGCTGGGTCGACCCCGCCGAACGCAACATCGGAGTGCGCATCCTCGTCGCGGCGGTCATCATGAGCGTCCAGGTTGCTATCTGTTACCGCGGCTACCGCGCCATCTCAAAGTTCGAGCGGATCACCATGCCGCCCACCATCCTCGTCCTGGTCGGCATGTCCATCGTCGCCTGGACGCAACTGGACATCAACTGGAGCTACGCCGGTCCCGAGGGCGCCATCCTTGAAGGGCTGCCGCGGCTGGCCGCCATGTCCTCGATCATGACCGTCATCGGCATCGGCTGGGGGATCGGCTGGTTTACCTACGCCCCGGACTACTCCCGCTTCGTCAGCCGCAAGGTCAAGCCCGCCAAGTTGTTCACGGTCAGTGTCCTGGGCCAGTTCCTGCCCGTGGTCTGGCTGGGGATTCTGGGGGCCAGCCTTGCGACCAAGAACGGCCAGGCCGACCCGGGGGAGCTCATCGTCTCCAATTTCGGCGCCCTGGCCATTCCGGTCATCCTGCTGGTCATTCACGGGCCGATCGCCACGAACATCATCAACCTCTACACCTTCGGCGTCGCCTTCCAGGCCCTCGATGTCAAGATCTCCCGGCGCAAACTGTCCATCATGGTCGGAATCCTGTCCATGTTCGCCGTCGTCGGCTTCATGTTCGCCGAGGACTTCGCGATGATCCTCGACTCCTGGCTCGGCGCCATCGTCGCCTGGGTGGCCACCTGGGGCGGCATCATGGCGGTCCATTACTTCATCTTTGAACGGCACCACAAAGACTTCTCCTACCTCTTCCTCGACTCGAAGAAGACTGCTCTGAAGTCCGTCAACCCCGCAGCCTTCATCGCCTTCTTTGCCGGCATCCTCATGACCTGGATGTTTATGTACGGCGGCATCCCGGCCCTGCGGGGCCCGATCGCCACGGCGATGGGCGGCGTTGACTTCTCCTGGTTGGCCGGGACCGTCACGTCTTCGGTGCTCTACTTCGCCCTCGGCTACGCCCGCTTCCGCCGGCGCATCCGGGCCGGCGTGCCCCTGGGCATCCGCCTCAACCTGCAGGAAGAAGCAGTGCTCGCCGAGCACGGCGACGCCTGCGAAGACAAGCACAGCATTCCGGAACCGGCCCCGCGGCCTCAACCGGCACAAGCCACCTCCTGA
- a CDS encoding aminopeptidase P family protein: MTITTSGPASNVSELERLKVLNNGEKVSLTFSDTEFERRLAGLRRIMADKDLDAVVLTSYHSIKYYSDFLFTYFGRSYAMVVTKDDTVTVTANIDAGMPWRRSYGDNVVYTDWRRDNYIFAIQEALRTRGINPRRLGVEDDSLPLDNRNRIQAASESATLVDVAQPAMRQRMIKSAEEIEVIKHGARIGDLGGEAIRNAITAGITEYEVALIGTEAMVHEIARTFPDSEIRDTWVWFQSGINTDGAHNWATTRKIQEHDILSLNCFPMTSGYYTALERTLFYGEPDARSLELWNINVEVHKRGLELIKPGAVCKDIAAELNEIYVGHGLLANRTFGYGHSFGVLSHYYGREAGLELREDIDTVLEPGMVVSMEPMITVLDGQPGAGGYREHDILVVGEDGAENITKFPFGPEYNIIDA, translated from the coding sequence ATGACCATCACAACTTCCGGCCCCGCTTCCAACGTCTCCGAACTGGAGCGCCTGAAGGTTCTGAACAACGGCGAAAAAGTCAGCCTGACGTTCTCCGACACCGAGTTTGAGCGGCGCCTGGCCGGCCTGCGCCGCATCATGGCGGACAAGGACCTCGACGCCGTCGTCCTCACCAGCTACCACTCCATCAAGTACTACTCGGACTTCCTCTTTACCTACTTCGGCCGCTCCTACGCCATGGTCGTCACCAAGGATGACACCGTGACCGTGACGGCCAACATCGACGCCGGAATGCCCTGGCGCCGCAGCTACGGCGACAACGTCGTCTACACGGACTGGCGCCGGGACAACTACATCTTCGCCATCCAGGAGGCGCTCCGAACCCGCGGCATCAACCCCCGCCGGCTCGGCGTCGAAGACGACTCGCTCCCGCTGGACAACCGCAACAGGATCCAGGCGGCCTCCGAGTCGGCCACCCTGGTGGACGTCGCCCAGCCAGCCATGCGCCAGCGGATGATCAAATCCGCCGAGGAGATCGAGGTCATCAAGCACGGGGCCCGCATCGGGGACCTCGGCGGCGAGGCCATCCGCAACGCCATCACGGCCGGGATCACCGAGTACGAGGTGGCCCTGATCGGCACCGAAGCGATGGTCCACGAAATCGCCCGGACGTTCCCGGACTCGGAAATCCGCGACACCTGGGTGTGGTTCCAGTCCGGCATCAACACCGACGGCGCGCACAACTGGGCCACCACCCGCAAGATCCAGGAACACGACATCCTGTCCCTGAACTGCTTCCCCATGACCTCCGGGTACTACACCGCCCTGGAACGGACCCTGTTCTACGGCGAACCCGATGCCCGCTCCCTGGAACTGTGGAACATCAACGTCGAAGTCCACAAGCGCGGCCTGGAGCTGATCAAGCCGGGAGCCGTCTGCAAGGACATCGCGGCTGAACTGAACGAGATTTACGTCGGCCACGGGCTGCTCGCCAACCGGACCTTCGGCTACGGACACTCCTTCGGTGTCCTGAGCCACTACTACGGCCGGGAAGCCGGACTGGAGCTCCGCGAGGACATCGACACCGTTCTCGAGCCCGGCATGGTGGTTTCCATGGAACCGATGATCACCGTCCTGGACGGGCAGCCGGGTGCCGGCGGCTACCGGGAACACGACATCCTCGTGGTCGGTGAGGACGGGGCCGAAAACATCACCAAGTTCCCCTTCGGCCCCGAATACAACATCATCGACGCCTGA